The following coding sequences lie in one Candidatus Phytoplasma solani genomic window:
- a CDS encoding DUF2963 domain-containing protein, producing MENKISSFKGFKYKLGKDFYEVIQYYFETDSIFCIERRLKNVETLLKKTVYDFDTKNIDYISEFDRKTESLIKETFYNLYTKTIWFIKEYDKITHKLIKKTYYQDDGKTVNLVREYDKNTGELKEKWKSMEFEKPVIINYNYLKNYKIIKNNTFHLSF from the coding sequence ATTGAAAATAAAATTAGTAGTTTTAAAGGATTTAAATATAAATTAGGTAAAGATTTTTACGAGGTAATACAATATTATTTTGAAACTGATTCTATTTTTTGTATTGAAAGACGTCTTAAAAATGTAGAAACTCTTTTGAAAAAAACTGTTTATGATTTTGATACAAAAAATATTGATTATATAAGTGAATTTGATAGAAAAACTGAAAGTCTAATTAAAGAAACTTTTTATAATTTGTATACAAAAACTATTTGGTTTATAAAGGAATATGACAAAATAACACATAAATTAATTAAAAAAACTTATTATCAAGATGACGGTAAAACTGTTAATTTGGTAAGAGAATATGATAAAAACACAGGTGAATTAAAAGAAAAATGGAAATCTATGGAGTTTGAAAAACCTGTTATTATAAATTATAATTATTTAAAAAATTACAAGATAATAAAAAATAATACATTTCATCTATCCTTTTAA